In Camelus dromedarius isolate mCamDro1 chromosome 4, mCamDro1.pat, whole genome shotgun sequence, the DNA window ACTATTCAACCATTATAACAGTTTATTAGGGAGTTGTCTATCAttattatacatacattttatgcCAGTCAGATAAATTAGGCAGCTTCATATGTAAAATCTTACATTCAAGAACATCTTGTGCTCTTGACAGGATGTGATATTCATTAAGGTCTTTTGATAGGTAatttagtaaaatatatgtaaatattccCTCTGTCTAGTGTTTTAAATGGTAACAAAGATAATCCTGCTATAAATGAATGCTATCTaatgaaaatgtgttaattttCCAAAGACTTCCTCTGCAAAATTCCATCTAGACATGAATGAACTAAATTTAGTACCATTTTGCATTGCTTGACATCGTACTCAGGGATGACCAGAATTAGTATAGTTTACTTTGATATGTTTTGCAATGTGTAAACTGGAACTGAATGACCATGCAAATGAAATTTCAACACTACAAGTCACATGCCAGGCAAGTCATGACTTGCATATCACATTTTAGTCTGTGGTTTAATTTCTTAGTTAAATTACCGGGTAGTATTCATgagtcttattattttttaaagtgatcatttgatatttttaatggatttttgtCATGCTACATTTCTAATAAGTACTATTGGAATAAATGATGAAACAAGTATAACTTATTtgatttaaatttctatttcttatataattaatatacaaatataaatgctACATTTCCTTAGGCAGTTTGATTATTTTAGCCTCAATTCCCTCTATGAAATGgtcataataataatacttaatttTCAGCATTATGAAGATAAAATTGTATCATTAATGTGAACGTACTTTGAAAACTATTATTTAgtaattaattattatttcaatttGTATCACTATAATGCAATAAAGTAGTGGATCTAATTACATGCTAGCATACATTTCCCGTTAGTGTCTATTTGTCCAAGAAAATCTCCGTGTTGTTAAAAGATTTGTTTAAGTAGAAGTAAATTGTTATAATCCTATGGACATTTATCTAGTGTCTGATATTGACATTCCCCAGCTAACAAACCATGAGTCagaacttttgttttgttttgtttttagctctCCTGTATTTTGTCTTTGGGAACTGTTCTTTCTCACTCTGACCCAGCATCTATTCTATTCTACCATTTCAGAGCTCTTGTCTCAGTCCTTGAACCAATTCACTCTATAACTTTGGGCAACCCTCTCTTTAGACCTCAATTCTGTCATATGTAAATTAGTTATCTCTAGGGTCTTTTCAAGCTCTCGCATCCTATGACACTGACCCACTTATATCTCTGTGTGTACATTTACCTGCTTTGCTAATCACCTGCTCTTCTTCTACCTGATACCAACTCTAACCTCCCTCATTAAAATGCAGCCACAAGACCTTTTGCAGAAACCAGTGCTGAATCTAGATAAAGATATGttacaaaatatgaattttaaaatatatagtttcaCTCTTTCATTAGGACTTGGTGAAGAATTGTTGTAACCAGGGCAATTGATCATTGTGTCAAACTGCTCTTAACTCAAATCCAGGCCAGCCACTGAGGTACCTCCTATTGTCTCAGTCCTCAAAGTTCTCTTCTGTAAATTGGGGACAATAATGTCTCCCGACACTGAGCACATCATGAAAGTTCCTAGTCCATATCTGGTCCTCAGTAAATACTATCATCTCATGCCCTCCTAATTCTGACACCCAGACATCAGAAGCCCTAATgatttcttgattttgtttttgatacaTAAAAAGAATGTGAACTCATAATTTGAAGTGCTTTGTATTTAGTTGTCTAGTTTAATCTATTAGAGGTGCCAGTTGGTGATTGGATAGTCTTTAAGAAACACAGAATATTTGGTAATTAGTAAAAGTTCTAGCCATGTTAAGACATGCAGGCTGAtttgatgtttattttcctttttgaacatTCAAATCGTTTAATGATTAAAACTGATTAACTGGGAGGCagacccttatatatatatatttttattacttcataaataatttttatcttaacaAGGAAAATTTGGTATCCTTCTTAAGGGTTTATAGACCAGAGTCTATGAATGAGCTCTCAGAAGGCCCTAAACTCCCTGAAATTATATGcaaaattgtgatttttatttttcctgttgagAGTGTCACTAGTTTTCAACAGATCCAAAAGGGCCACTGATATCCTAAAATGACtggtttaaaatgaaatagatttgtttttgttttcgagAGAATAATTGAGTTCTAATTTAGTTACTCTCAGTGTCAAAATGCTGcctttttatttgaataaaataggGTTCTattcagaagagcaaaaaccAACTTGAATACAAAAGGAGCCATAGagtttaaaaggatttttttgtttttatttttatcgtTGTTTTTTAAGGTTAGCGGTAAGTATGGGAAGGCGTACAAAACATTCAGAATAGTAAAACTGATACACTGCATTAAACTTCGTATTGCATTTTCTGAAAATCTCAGAAAGTAGTATTACATATTACAAATGAATATTCTTGGGGTGCTGAAAAGGAAAGTGATGTGCCCATAGGCAGACTGGCAGTGGCTTTGCCATTTGTAGGACCTagacaaaattgaaaaagaaatgccTAGGTCTTGTCCCAAAATAAATGCTTCCTTTCATGGTCATATGGGTTTCAAAGAGGGCTACCAAATGGAGAGGTTGGTAATGTGACCCTGGGGCTTCATGGTAAGGGTGAGTATAAAGATTGGGAGTCCTGTGACTGGGTCCTTGGAAACTGAGGGTGTTCTTTCCTCACAGTCCACACTATAGAGATCAAGGTCCCCGGTTATTTGTACTCCAAAGCCTAAGGTGTGTTTATGGGCCTGCTGCCCCAGACTTTTAGGTCCTGTATGTTCATGGTCTTGAAAGAAGTAGGTTCAGATGATGGCAACTGAATAGTGGCCTCACCCTATCATGACAGCTGGCTCCTTCCCCCACAGGGGCAACTCCCTTACAGCCCCAGTCTTGTCAGCATTAAATATGTCAGTATTCAAATTAGAAATAGTACTGCACTTTGTATGAGTATGAATTGCTGTAATATCATTCATggttaaaaattacatttatattacttataaattttttatttaagaacCAGGTAGAATTTTAATCACCTCCCCCATTACACTTAGTCACTGCTTTAGAGCGAAGTTACAAAACTAATGAGAGGTGGAGAAGGGAGCTCACCTCGAGAATATTTATGTACAATGTTGCACTCAAGGATTTCTAGgcactttataattatttttcaatttactttgaaaattgGTGCCCCTAAGGCTCAGATAAGGGTGTCAGTATCATTAAGTGCTAGGAAAAAGATGCAGTTTCCCTGTGTCCCTGTGGCTTCAGTAAGGCAGCTTGTAACTCTAGGACCATATACCCTTGCCAACTGCAATGCATTTGGAAATTGAACCTATGAAAACATATAAATAGTTTTCAGGTcaagataaagagaaatgaaacagataTAACTAGTCCTGGCTTTCATATGTTTAAAGCAACTTAACCAGAACCAATTTAACAGGAATTTCACTCATGAGAACTAGAGTAGCAGATCTAAAATTTCTAAACCAAACTTTTGTGCTaagttttttaacttttataataaagtgaAAACCAGAAATCTAGAATTAATCATTATAGCATAAAACTGTTGTGTCTTTCAAAAAAGGTGAAAACTCTTTAATATAATTTATGTTGTTTCTACACATTAGATGTAAGAAATCATTTCACTTAGTCATAAGTACAatgtatttgattaaaaaatcctaatttacaaaatagaagtaaatatatgcagaaatatattcattatcgaattataaaataaaattaacaattctTAACATAGCATCAGTTTATTATTCTGATTTCAGATAATAGAGTTAAATCATTTTGGTACGCTTAATAATATTTATAAGTATTAAAATTATGGAACGTTGAGATTTGAATACAATGACAGTAAACCATTGAAATTTCACACATTCACATTATACAGCCATCATGAATCCATAAGTGAATgttaataatgtaaaaaaatataaaatgattgtAATATAACCATCTAACCATTAGCATATGGAGTTTTAAGATCACTATTTAATCTGCTAATTTGCTCCGAAATATAAGCAGTTGCTTTTCCATCATACATTACATGTTTCTGTGCCTTAATACTTAATTTGAAATGTCCTTACTGTAAAAATATACCGaagtaaataaaaaaggagacatttatttacaaaacaatattgtatacatattatataaatgcAATTGTTTCAAAGTCTTTTATACAATATTGATAGAATCAgtcatttccattattttatcataaaaactGAAGTGTTGCAAAGGCAagctataattttgaaattttgataaagATGAATATTTTTTGGCTGCCTTTTAAATGCAGTTTCTCCAGGTATGCTACAGAATTGAATGCTGACctctaaaaaaaagtttttatttcattaaagaaaatcCATTCCCCATTTAGAGGAGTATGAAAATGCACCTAAAGAAAGGAGAAACTTATTACATTActgtatgttttttatttgttaagCCTGATAACATCAGCCATTCAGCCTATTGTATTAGCACCATTGGCATGAATTGTTAATGTACTGTATGAATCAGAATAGGAATGGGAACTTGCATATGGTGTACCATCCCTATTTTTGTGGAATCTCATCTTACCAGATATGCTATCATACAATATAAATTCAAGTGTTTAAGGATGATTCAAATAATGGTATATCACAATCCTGCATTTTACCAATACTACATatagatttttctgtaaatattaaatgaaactgtaaagaaatagACATAGCAAACTCCTTTAATTCACCAGAACACAAGGAGAATTGCTTTCATTTACCTGCATATGTTGTAATATATATGAACATAAATGGAATTTGATCTCCTAGCTCGAAAACTTAGGAAATCATAAAACTTTTTATTGTATGATTTGTTTTGATGGTTAAATGCCAACCATTGCATATATTCTCTCTTTTAGTTCATATACTGTAGCTTGTGCTTAAGTGACTGTAGCATACTCTAGGCTTAAAGCCTGTGGTATATAATTTCACAGTTTCAAAATTGTTGAGGGGAAGACCTTCCACATTTTAGGAAGTTATGAACCAAATAGAAACCTCATGAGCACCCACAGCGATCTACTACCATAGCTGGAATTTTCCCATATATTATTTGTTCTTTGCCATTAAAATATAGCATATTAATTGGAGACATCTTTGTGGGAGTACAGCAGGGACCTGCCGAACCTCTGGGGTTTGCTTGGTGCACAAGGTGAGTATGaggatatttttgtaaaaatacaaattcacaCTCTCCAGAGCAGTAATTGGCCTTATATCTCTTAGGTGCAATAATCCAATCCCATCCAAAAGCTTCAAAATCCACAGTTAGAGGGTATCGACAGCATCGAGATTCTGTTGAGTGCTCATCACAGTCAAGTCCAAAATCTCTCCTGGATCTTTTTGGTGTGTCTGTTACCTTGACTTCTAAAAAGGGATTCtatatgaaaaggaaagaagagttaGTAATACTAATAGATGCTGAAATACTTTCCTACCTCAGGGACTCATTATTGAAGACAAAAGCTAATCATTTTGCTTATaccacatttgtttttaaaaggcacaGCATTAAGGAATTTTAATTTATACTAGGCTTGATTCTTCCCTTATGGCTCAGAACAATATAGCAGCAATATACATTCTCCTGTGGTcatatctgtgtctttttttgttcttgttttcccCAGTTTGAGTATctgaatgcctggcacataatagatgctctgaaaatatttataggaagaaagggagagagggaagagaaggagggggaggaaagaagagggaggagaggttAGCTTCCTCTCTTCCTGTTTGTTGATTAAATATGGTGGCTAAATATGTCTGATGACTCCTGGAGGGACAGGTACACACATCCATCTTCCATTCACTAGGTCTTATTTGGGGAAACTTGGATACTAACACCAAAACAAAATAGTTACCTCCCAGCACTGTGTGGActgtaatggaaaaaaggaaGGTGGGGTAATGAAGGTGGTGGTAGGTATATTGGGTTGGAAAGGCAAACTCCAAGAAAGAGAGGGACAGATTCAGAAGAAGATACTGataatatttcctttattccttcactGAAAAAGTCTTCTATTTAGATATTTAAACAATAATCTGCTTATTCTTCCTCTGCCCCAATCTTTTCATGAATTTGAGACTTTTTTCCTTGAATATGGAAGAATCTGAGAAATACATCAAATTAACCATctgtttaataataattaaaatttgtcACATCACCAACTTTAATGATTAAAATGCTACCTATAAAAAAACCACattcttaaataaataatagtattttttatcctatatcaaaatcaaaatagaCCTGGTAATTATTGTTATTTAAGACTATAAAAAACAGTAACATCATTTTGGGAGTCAATAACATTTGTAGCATAGTTAAAGAAAAATAGTTCACTTGGAAAATTATGTAAtctcttaaaaaatatgttttcatttaaagtaGATGTGACTTACTAACCATATGATCTTTATAAATAAGaccatttaaaaactaaaaagataaCATTTATTGCTTGTAAGTGTAATCTTTTGTTGTAAATTTTATcaataaatggaaggaaaaaatatcacattaaataaatttttgaaaccagaaataaacacaagcaCAGGTAAGCCAGAAGAGTAACTCTAAATTTATAGTaggttttaaaatgatttttattaatttttataaaatataaagcattaTCATCTGTTTGGCCTGATATTAAATTAGTTGGCATTACCTAAGTAAACTCTTGCAAAAGAATGGAAAGACAAAACAGTTCAGAAAGAAGCTGGGTGGCACAGGTTAACTAgcctgaaaattttaattttattaggaGTAATTCAGAAAGTAATCTACATATACATTATTGCATCAACACCCTACAGAATAATGAACATATTTATCATGAGagatcttaaatatatatttaataatatataagcCTAAACATATTATAGTTAATTgctataaataaaagttttttattttaattataattttagagGTTTTTTTCCTGCCCTattaagccaaaaaaaattttaacacatttgATACTCTtctagggaaaaaatgttttgttgAATATGTACTAGAATCTACTATGAagatttcatgtttttattcatatGACCGTAGTGCATATCaatgaaaaagcattttatatttcattccCAATTCAAAAAAAATTCCCTTAGAAGTTAAGGACTGtgttataacttttttcttttaaatcctcaTGCAAAGTAAAAGTATCAAGAGGGTGTTTCATAGGATATGAAACTAAACACCTACTTTTATTGGGTACAGGGCTACCATTGGGGTAAGttatctttgtctggcttatgaGCATAGGAAACTGGTAGTTATTTTCCACTACTATTCATTCACATTATGAATAAAAACATGACAAGGTTTTTAGAGTGTTATTTTCAGTTATCACTTACCAAACCATCTTCTCCTGGTCCTGGGAAGGTTACAGCAAGATCATGACCATTCTCATCTAAAGCTTTGATTTCAATGCCTAAGTTGGATTCAGGTTGTTTGAGCCAATTTTGCAACACTGTCTTCACATCAATGCTCTGCCAAATACCAGTGCCTGGGTTCATGTCAAGTTTCAGAGATCGGATTCCAGTATACCTTGTACCGTCTTTCATGGGTTTGATGAGTCTCAGGATTTGCACAAACACTGTTGTAGGAGTCTGTACGGGTCTCAGATAGATCCACAATTGGGCCTTTACTACtttattgtattgtattttaGAGCTAAACTTAAAGAAGCAACATTTGGGTTTTCCTTCTACTTGCATTAGAAGATCAGCttataaatgaataagaaaagaaaagagttattgagattatttttcatgaaaatgaaCAAAC includes these proteins:
- the MSTN gene encoding growth/differentiation factor 8 translates to MQKLQIYVYIYLFMLIVAGPVDLNENNEQKENVEKEGLCNACMWRQNTKSSRLEAIKIQILSKLRLETAPNISKDAIRQLLPKAPPLRELIDQYDVQRDDSSDGSLEDDDYHATTETIITMPTESDLLMQVEGKPKCCFFKFSSKIQYNKVVKAQLWIYLRPVQTPTTVFVQILRLIKPMKDGTRYTGIRSLKLDMNPGTGIWQSIDVKTVLQNWLKQPESNLGIEIKALDENGHDLAVTFPGPGEDGLNPFLEVKVTDTPKRSRRDFGLDCDEHSTESRCCRYPLTVDFEAFGWDWIIAPKRYKANYCSGECEFVFLQKYPHTHLVHQANPRGSAGPCCTPTKMSPINMLYFNGKEQIIYGKIPAMVVDRCGCS